One stretch of Natronolimnobius baerhuensis DNA includes these proteins:
- the nasA gene encoding assimilatory nitrate reductase NasA, with product MTDLVPTTCMRCAVGCGHVQRPVEKGYGLDVVRGDATHPVNNGLACQRGISETADPGGEWLTRPLVRRDGDLVPTTLENALERAAEGLDGALEGGSERVAVLGSGQQTNEAAYALGKLARGGFGTPYYDANTTLCMASAVTAYYDAFGSDAPPPTYDDIPEAKTHLVWGANPAAAHPVMFRWINQSAAEDDSELIVVDPVASETAEVADHHVPLEPGGDLALARAVLAHVLETDRVDEAFVSEVTEGFDELRAELPDAEAAAERAGVSMDDIEHIARALEDPTLVYWGMGINQSVNGTAAAGALIDLCLATGNLRPGSGPFSLTGQANSMGTRVCSSKGSWPGHRPFDESAHRHAVADAWDVPESRLPETPGPGPVGIVDAIGDDVEAVYAVATNPVAGMPDTTHVREQLEEAFLVVQDSFRSETVELADVVLPAATWGESEGTTTNMERTVARVRAATETPSGIKTDLELIGAIADRTAPDLFDDMPEPEAIFNELAALTAGTPADLSGISYPRLEAESAVRWPAPAPDVSAGYRYYEGPDQAESDSATETTDGGDSWTFPTPSGRARFSSGIAHPLPESTDDSYPLTLTTGRRPDAYNTGVRTRESAPPVARVSPATAAALVDELEHIEMTGLEDEEGDDESTTYGRVVSRRASVTVRVDTDEAIPDGVVWLPIHHPAVNDLTVSDVDPRSKEPNYKQCAVRLESLPERELSAVAEVSA from the coding sequence GTGACTGATCTCGTGCCGACGACGTGTATGCGGTGTGCGGTCGGCTGTGGGCACGTCCAACGGCCCGTCGAGAAGGGGTATGGCCTCGACGTGGTCCGTGGCGATGCGACGCATCCGGTGAACAACGGCCTCGCCTGCCAGCGCGGCATCAGCGAAACCGCCGACCCTGGCGGCGAATGGCTGACTCGTCCGCTCGTTCGCCGTGACGGCGACCTCGTGCCGACGACGCTCGAGAACGCCCTCGAACGTGCCGCGGAGGGCCTCGACGGGGCGCTCGAGGGGGGCTCTGAACGCGTCGCGGTGCTGGGCAGCGGACAACAGACCAACGAGGCGGCCTACGCGCTTGGGAAATTGGCTCGTGGCGGGTTCGGGACGCCGTACTACGACGCTAACACGACGCTGTGTATGGCCTCGGCGGTCACCGCCTACTACGACGCCTTCGGCAGCGACGCGCCGCCGCCGACGTACGACGACATTCCCGAAGCGAAGACGCATCTCGTCTGGGGCGCGAACCCGGCTGCTGCCCATCCGGTCATGTTTCGCTGGATCAATCAGTCCGCCGCCGAGGACGACTCGGAACTGATCGTCGTCGATCCCGTCGCGAGCGAGACGGCCGAGGTCGCAGACCATCACGTCCCACTCGAGCCCGGCGGCGATCTCGCGCTCGCTCGAGCGGTTCTCGCACACGTACTCGAGACCGACCGCGTCGACGAGGCGTTCGTTTCCGAGGTGACCGAGGGCTTCGACGAGTTGCGTGCGGAGCTGCCCGACGCCGAAGCCGCCGCAGAGCGCGCTGGCGTCTCGATGGACGATATCGAACACATCGCGCGCGCACTCGAGGACCCGACGCTCGTCTACTGGGGGATGGGCATCAACCAGAGCGTCAACGGCACCGCGGCCGCGGGCGCGCTGATCGATCTGTGTCTTGCGACGGGCAATCTCCGACCCGGGTCCGGCCCGTTCTCGCTGACCGGGCAGGCGAATTCGATGGGGACGCGTGTCTGCTCGTCGAAAGGGAGTTGGCCGGGTCACCGGCCGTTCGACGAGTCGGCACACCGCCACGCGGTTGCAGACGCCTGGGACGTGCCCGAATCCCGACTCCCTGAGACACCGGGTCCCGGTCCCGTGGGCATCGTCGACGCGATTGGCGACGACGTCGAGGCCGTCTACGCGGTTGCGACGAACCCCGTTGCGGGGATGCCCGATACGACCCACGTCCGCGAGCAACTCGAGGAGGCGTTCCTTGTCGTCCAGGATTCGTTCCGAAGCGAGACGGTTGAACTCGCGGACGTCGTCCTGCCGGCAGCGACCTGGGGGGAGTCCGAGGGGACAACGACCAACATGGAGCGCACTGTTGCCCGCGTTCGCGCGGCGACGGAGACGCCAAGTGGCATCAAGACGGATCTCGAGCTTATCGGTGCGATTGCGGACCGAACCGCCCCAGATCTGTTCGACGACATGCCTGAGCCCGAAGCAATCTTCAACGAACTTGCCGCCCTCACTGCGGGCACACCGGCTGATCTGTCGGGGATCAGTTACCCTCGCCTCGAGGCCGAGTCGGCCGTTCGCTGGCCCGCACCCGCGCCGGACGTGTCGGCTGGCTACCGCTATTACGAGGGGCCGGATCAAGCGGAGAGTGACTCGGCGACTGAGACGACGGACGGTGGCGACTCGTGGACGTTCCCAACACCGTCCGGTCGCGCGCGATTCTCGAGTGGGATCGCTCACCCGCTCCCGGAGTCGACCGATGACTCGTACCCGTTGACGCTGACGACCGGGCGACGACCGGACGCGTACAACACTGGCGTCCGGACGCGCGAGTCGGCCCCGCCGGTCGCCCGCGTCAGCCCCGCGACGGCCGCTGCCCTGGTCGACGAACTCGAGCATATCGAAATGACCGGTCTCGAGGACGAGGAAGGGGACGACGAATCCACGACGTACGGTCGCGTCGTCTCTCGTCGCGCGTCGGTAACTGTTCGCGTCGACACTGACGAGGCGATTCCCGATGGCGTCGTTTGGCTGCCGATTCACCATCCTGCGGTCAACGATCTAACCGTGTCCGACGTCGATCCGCGCTCGAAGGAGCCGAACTACAAGCAGTGTGCCGTTCGCCTCGAATCGCTGCCCGAGCGAGAGCTATCGGCTGTTGCCGAAGTGAGCGCATAA
- the tatC gene encoding twin-arginine translocase subunit TatC encodes MSDELAASGDPDPASARSQPHERADERVLPDGGHPESDDDADADEDLNADGDADSDETPPVETDGEGVVSPEAETGEPSYPDYPDPEEDDDLGGLETPPDDQEMPLADHIEEMVLRLAFVLLFASAGTAIGLLFASDAIGYIWADIFPASADEAPPPHIYHPLELWLTRIKLSALLGIMVGLPAFVYQCYKFMKPGLYPHERKYYLAAVPTSVVLGALGMLFSYVLVLPLLFEYFTFYAEGSADIAYALGETFDLVITLTGFLAIVFQIPLFMMLAIMMGVTTRRWLADKRLYFWAGFLGLSFMFTMDPTMMAPIFVAITMILLFEGTLLILKWVGKE; translated from the coding sequence ATGTCGGATGAGTTGGCGGCTTCGGGGGACCCCGACCCAGCGAGTGCCCGCTCCCAGCCACACGAACGGGCTGATGAGCGTGTCCTCCCCGATGGCGGGCACCCCGAGTCCGATGATGACGCGGACGCGGACGAGGATCTCAATGCAGACGGAGACGCGGACAGCGACGAGACTCCGCCAGTCGAAACCGACGGCGAAGGCGTCGTGAGCCCGGAGGCAGAAACCGGCGAGCCGTCGTATCCTGACTATCCGGACCCTGAGGAAGACGACGATCTCGGCGGCCTCGAGACGCCGCCGGACGACCAGGAGATGCCACTGGCCGACCACATCGAGGAGATGGTGCTTCGGCTGGCGTTCGTCCTGTTGTTCGCGTCCGCCGGGACGGCCATTGGACTGCTGTTTGCCTCGGATGCAATCGGCTATATCTGGGCGGATATCTTCCCCGCATCGGCCGATGAGGCCCCGCCGCCACACATTTATCACCCACTCGAGTTGTGGCTGACCCGGATCAAACTCTCGGCGCTGCTTGGCATCATGGTCGGCTTGCCGGCCTTTGTCTACCAGTGCTATAAGTTCATGAAACCGGGGCTGTACCCTCACGAGCGCAAGTACTACCTCGCGGCGGTCCCGACGAGTGTCGTGCTCGGCGCGCTCGGGATGTTGTTCTCGTACGTGCTCGTGTTGCCGCTGTTGTTCGAGTACTTCACGTTCTACGCCGAAGGCAGTGCGGACATCGCCTACGCGCTCGGTGAGACGTTCGATCTGGTTATCACGCTGACTGGCTTCCTCGCCATTGTCTTCCAGATTCCGCTGTTCATGATGCTCGCAATCATGATGGGCGTGACGACGCGGCGCTGGCTCGCGGACAAGCGCCTGTACTTCTGGGCCGGCTTCTTGGGGCTGTCGTTCATGTTCACCATGGACCCAACGATGATGGCACCCATCTTCGTCGCGATCACCATGATCCTGCTGTTCGAAGGCACCCTGTTGATCCTGAAGTGGGTCGGCAAGGAGTAA
- a CDS encoding twin-arginine translocase subunit TatC, whose protein sequence is MSSAVDEDTVRAVHSGRETLGAIFSSAQTHLQKVFIVFVIGFIGSFYALRIFIWDFLEATAKAEMDQYVADATSIITRTPFEVILLQAKIGMLVGVLLAIPALLYYSRGALRERGIDSVVPVSRTYLAALVLTSVTLFCIGVTYAYAVFFPFAFDFLGAVAFDAGVTPSWGITEFTEFIALLTLSFGLAAQLPLFMSVLSYTEIISYETFRDKWRHAIVGITVFGALFSPPDPFTLIMWTLPLVALYAFSLGLAKIVANVRRRGAAELDGGTALMKRRVIQFVGVLGLTTTAVSIYLNQNGLERTEELLYPLLPAGLRPSSSLELSFGLEALPAEYGLLGDVAVAGIIALGLGLVLLVGYMVNILQSPVYPREGDIRAAETPDDIDFNTLAVGDIEEVPAPVFLAMTEDEAMDYARQAMYDDNREKAQTIIDRFDTLHEQQKTADNPDDVNFEALDADEIGDLSDSVFLAMTEDDALEHSRQAMHDENRAKAEAILNRFDALEEEREEADLEDVSGETAAAGDAGDGDDDDGSLFSSTAAGMLDPFTEEETTEDDIGGYAYDLAFIVDSLTSKTIYIVGVFMAVLGGTFLAMYQGGFGIVLEQFVDRVPRDVLDEVTEEPLGTEDVTTEVLGELGLVIALHPVEVLIFMVKVSTILAIISVLPMILYWAWPAARERGLVRGDPRVFLVWGGTIFAGFGMGLFLGFYWIAPTVISYLITDALRNQMEVTYRINSFSWLVIYTTIGVGFLFNIIVTMAMFHVGKIVNYRTMLKAWRPVVVGIFVVAAIASPKGILTMLLVAIPIALTYMLGLAILYVFTAGGRLFGGGGGGSATEPEPETDATAAN, encoded by the coding sequence ATGAGTTCTGCCGTTGACGAGGACACCGTCCGCGCAGTTCACTCCGGACGGGAAACGCTCGGTGCAATCTTTTCGAGTGCGCAAACACACCTGCAGAAGGTCTTTATCGTCTTCGTTATCGGCTTTATCGGCTCGTTTTACGCCCTTCGCATCTTCATCTGGGACTTCCTCGAGGCGACAGCGAAAGCGGAGATGGACCAGTACGTCGCCGATGCGACCTCCATTATTACGCGGACGCCGTTCGAAGTCATCCTCTTGCAGGCGAAAATCGGGATGCTCGTCGGTGTTCTCCTTGCGATTCCGGCGTTGCTGTACTATTCGCGCGGTGCGCTTCGCGAGCGCGGCATCGACTCTGTCGTGCCAGTCTCACGAACGTATCTGGCGGCACTCGTCCTGACGTCGGTGACGCTGTTCTGTATCGGCGTTACCTACGCGTACGCAGTCTTCTTTCCCTTTGCATTCGACTTCCTCGGGGCCGTTGCGTTCGATGCTGGCGTGACGCCGAGTTGGGGTATTACTGAGTTTACCGAGTTCATTGCCCTGCTAACGCTGTCGTTCGGACTGGCGGCGCAACTGCCGCTGTTTATGAGCGTCCTCTCCTACACTGAGATCATCTCTTATGAGACCTTCCGCGATAAGTGGCGCCACGCAATCGTCGGAATCACTGTCTTCGGCGCGCTGTTCTCCCCGCCGGACCCGTTCACCCTGATCATGTGGACGCTGCCACTGGTTGCCCTCTATGCGTTCAGCCTTGGTCTCGCGAAAATCGTCGCCAACGTCCGCCGACGCGGCGCGGCCGAACTCGACGGCGGCACCGCCCTGATGAAACGGCGCGTCATCCAGTTCGTTGGGGTCCTCGGACTCACGACCACTGCAGTGTCGATCTATCTCAATCAGAACGGCCTCGAGCGCACGGAAGAACTCCTCTACCCACTGCTTCCGGCTGGGCTCCGACCAAGCAGCTCGCTCGAATTGAGCTTCGGCCTCGAGGCGCTTCCAGCCGAATACGGCCTGCTCGGTGACGTTGCCGTCGCGGGCATCATCGCCCTCGGACTCGGGCTGGTGTTGCTGGTCGGCTACATGGTCAACATCCTGCAGTCGCCGGTCTACCCACGGGAGGGCGACATTCGTGCGGCCGAAACCCCAGACGATATCGACTTCAACACGCTCGCAGTCGGCGATATCGAGGAGGTTCCAGCGCCGGTCTTCCTCGCGATGACCGAAGACGAGGCGATGGACTACGCCCGGCAGGCGATGTACGACGATAACCGGGAGAAAGCCCAGACCATCATCGACCGCTTCGATACGCTGCACGAACAGCAGAAGACGGCCGACAACCCGGACGATGTCAACTTCGAGGCCCTCGACGCCGACGAGATCGGCGACCTCTCTGATTCGGTCTTCCTCGCAATGACCGAAGACGACGCCCTCGAGCACTCTCGGCAGGCCATGCACGACGAGAACCGCGCGAAAGCCGAGGCGATTCTCAACCGCTTCGACGCACTCGAAGAGGAACGCGAGGAAGCCGACCTCGAGGATGTCAGCGGTGAAACGGCGGCCGCAGGCGATGCCGGCGACGGTGACGATGACGACGGCAGCCTCTTCTCGAGTACCGCCGCGGGGATGCTCGATCCGTTCACTGAAGAGGAGACGACCGAAGACGACATCGGCGGCTATGCCTACGATCTGGCCTTTATTGTGGACAGCCTGACCTCGAAGACGATCTACATCGTCGGTGTGTTCATGGCCGTCCTCGGTGGGACGTTCCTCGCGATGTACCAGGGCGGATTCGGAATCGTCCTCGAGCAGTTCGTTGATCGCGTGCCGCGGGACGTGCTGGATGAAGTCACCGAGGAGCCGCTTGGAACGGAGGATGTGACAACGGAGGTCCTCGGCGAACTCGGGTTAGTCATCGCCTTACACCCCGTTGAAGTGCTGATCTTCATGGTGAAGGTGAGTACGATCCTCGCGATCATCTCCGTGCTGCCGATGATCCTCTATTGGGCGTGGCCCGCAGCCAGAGAGCGCGGCCTCGTCCGCGGTGACCCGCGCGTGTTCCTCGTCTGGGGTGGCACCATCTTCGCCGGCTTCGGGATGGGGCTGTTCCTTGGCTTCTACTGGATCGCGCCGACGGTCATCTCGTATCTCATCACTGACGCCCTCCGGAACCAGATGGAAGTCACCTATCGGATCAACAGCTTCTCGTGGCTCGTGATCTACACGACCATCGGCGTTGGCTTCCTCTTTAACATCATCGTCACGATGGCGATGTTCCACGTCGGCAAAATCGTCAACTACCGCACGATGCTCAAAGCGTGGCGGCCGGTCGTCGTCGGTATCTTCGTCGTCGCTGCAATCGCCAGCCCGAAGGGCATCCTGACGATGTTGCTCGTCGCCATCCCGATTGCGCTGACGTACATGCTCGGACTCGCTATTCTGTACGTCTTCACCGCAGGTGGCCGCCTGTTCGGTGGCGGCGGTGGCGGGAGCGCAACCGAGCCGGAGCCAGAGACGGACGCAACGGCGGCGAATTGA
- a CDS encoding ribbon-helix-helix domain-containing protein, which translates to MPKISVEIPQELLEDLDAHVGDDGKFVNRSDAIRASIRKNLDILDEIDERHDRLTDEDA; encoded by the coding sequence ATGCCAAAGATTAGCGTGGAAATCCCACAGGAACTGCTCGAGGACCTCGATGCACACGTCGGTGATGACGGCAAGTTCGTCAATCGGAGCGACGCGATCCGTGCCTCGATCCGGAAAAATCTCGATATTCTCGACGAGATCGACGAGCGCCACGACCGGTTGACCGACGAGGACGCTTAA
- a CDS encoding 23S rRNA (uridine(2552)-2'-O)-methyltransferase codes for MTRKDDYYNRAKQQGYRSRAAYKLKQLDELENVIDEGDTVVDLGAAPGGWLQIAAEKVGSNGTVIGVDLQRIKDFDDDIDERIETLRGDMTQERTRERVMDAAGGDVDVVVSDMAPNMSGEYSLDQARSLHLARQAYETSLELLGPDGDFIVKIFEGPDVDEFKSDVEDDFQYVRVTSPKASRKSSSEVYFIAKGRLTAPVRIGDELEVEIIDVGGEGDGIASVEGYRLFVPGAEEGETVTVRVDDVKPNFGFAQRLES; via the coding sequence ATGACACGAAAAGACGACTACTACAACCGGGCGAAACAGCAAGGCTACCGCTCTCGAGCGGCGTACAAACTCAAACAACTCGACGAACTCGAGAACGTCATCGACGAGGGCGATACGGTTGTCGACCTCGGAGCGGCACCCGGTGGCTGGCTGCAGATTGCTGCAGAGAAAGTCGGCTCCAACGGAACGGTAATCGGCGTCGACCTCCAGCGAATCAAGGACTTCGACGACGACATCGACGAGCGCATCGAGACGCTTCGCGGCGACATGACCCAAGAGCGCACGCGCGAACGCGTTATGGACGCAGCAGGCGGCGACGTGGACGTGGTCGTCTCTGATATGGCACCCAACATGTCCGGCGAGTACTCGCTGGACCAGGCCCGCTCGCTGCATCTTGCCCGTCAGGCCTACGAAACGTCACTCGAGTTGCTCGGTCCGGACGGCGATTTCATCGTGAAAATCTTCGAGGGACCGGATGTCGACGAGTTCAAATCCGATGTTGAGGACGATTTCCAGTACGTCCGCGTCACGAGCCCCAAGGCATCCCGAAAATCCTCGTCTGAAGTCTACTTTATCGCGAAAGGACGCCTCACCGCGCCCGTCCGCATCGGCGACGAACTCGAGGTCGAGATTATCGACGTCGGCGGCGAGGGAGATGGCATTGCCTCCGTCGAAGGCTATCGGCTGTTCGTTCCGGGAGCCGAAGAAGGCGAGACTGTCACGGTTCGTGTTGACGACGTCAAACCCAACTTCGGGTTTGCACAGCGACTCGAGTCTTAA
- a CDS encoding ArsR/SmtB family transcription factor, which translates to MAEEMSFAEQAAVLDKIADEKRLRILEYAVDGPVAAPDLAEKDEFAISGESILYHLNILESAGFLESKSVQGPYKRPRKEFELAGNGRTLTLEIVKDGDYEFSLREPALPQD; encoded by the coding sequence ATGGCTGAGGAGATGAGTTTTGCAGAGCAAGCGGCAGTATTGGATAAAATCGCGGACGAGAAGCGCCTCCGTATTCTCGAGTATGCAGTAGATGGCCCGGTCGCCGCACCCGACCTTGCAGAGAAAGATGAGTTCGCTATCTCTGGGGAGTCTATTCTGTACCACCTAAATATCTTAGAGAGCGCAGGATTTCTTGAATCAAAGAGTGTCCAAGGCCCGTACAAACGCCCTCGAAAGGAATTCGAATTAGCAGGGAATGGAAGGACGCTCACGCTCGAGATAGTGAAAGATGGGGACTACGAATTTTCTCTCCGCGAACCGGCCCTCCCACAGGACTGA
- a CDS encoding DNA methyltransferase, which produces MSNVARLSDTSIHDWYRHVFAYSDQIIVDLVNEFEIEDDDVILDPFNGTGTTTLTAKRLGIDSIGVDANPVAVLAGQVKTTWDIDLEEFTQRRNDLLGTVEPVFDRISAEGNVTLDSYTDTGSDETAVSLDQYDFTEPEKTPKDWLSEKPLKKMLVLRHHVDEMPADEITDIFRLAMLAILPEDVANIGFGPEAYKVSMQDDVDVYTTYRTKLDAIERDLRTTQDALEDGMAVGETEHLGGDARKVGEILQEESTLLNTDKHEGEIDYLITSPPYPAEHDYTRNQRLELIWMGVLEDNSDLQKIKKTNIRSNTKNIYVDDDDAKQTNIRENERIDTIVTRMEQIIEEEDIQHGFGQYYPRVVAEYFAGMLRHFEQVYDIMAPGGKACYVVADSGSYWQVPIETGEILEELAESRVGFVETEILPWRKVHATTGSHDGLDEEILVLTKPE; this is translated from the coding sequence ATGAGCAATGTCGCTCGTCTCTCGGACACGAGCATCCACGACTGGTATCGCCACGTCTTCGCATACAGCGACCAGATAATCGTCGACCTCGTGAACGAGTTTGAGATTGAAGACGACGACGTCATTCTCGACCCGTTCAACGGGACGGGGACGACCACGCTGACGGCAAAGCGCCTCGGCATCGATTCTATTGGGGTTGACGCGAACCCGGTGGCCGTCCTTGCCGGGCAAGTCAAAACCACGTGGGACATCGACCTCGAGGAGTTCACACAGCGACGAAACGACTTGTTAGGGACGGTTGAACCCGTTTTCGATAGGATCAGTGCAGAGGGGAACGTAACTCTCGATTCGTACACGGACACGGGCAGTGACGAGACGGCCGTCTCTCTTGACCAGTATGACTTTACAGAACCCGAGAAGACGCCGAAAGACTGGCTCAGTGAGAAGCCACTGAAGAAGATGCTCGTGCTCCGGCACCACGTCGACGAGATGCCGGCCGACGAGATTACGGACATCTTCCGGCTCGCGATGCTTGCCATTTTACCGGAAGATGTCGCGAACATCGGGTTCGGCCCCGAGGCGTACAAGGTCTCGATGCAAGACGACGTGGATGTCTACACGACGTATCGAACGAAACTCGACGCCATCGAGCGAGACCTCCGGACGACCCAGGACGCACTCGAGGATGGGATGGCCGTCGGTGAGACAGAACATCTCGGTGGTGATGCTCGCAAGGTTGGAGAGATTCTTCAGGAAGAGTCGACGCTCCTCAACACGGACAAACACGAGGGCGAAATTGACTATCTCATTACGTCGCCGCCGTACCCTGCTGAACACGACTATACCCGCAACCAGCGCCTCGAGCTCATATGGATGGGCGTCCTCGAGGACAACAGCGATCTGCAGAAGATCAAGAAGACGAACATCCGGTCGAACACGAAGAACATCTACGTGGATGACGACGACGCCAAACAGACGAATATCCGAGAGAACGAGCGCATTGACACCATCGTCACTCGGATGGAGCAAATCATCGAAGAAGAGGACATTCAACACGGGTTCGGCCAATACTACCCGCGAGTCGTTGCGGAGTATTTCGCGGGAATGCTACGACACTTCGAGCAGGTATACGACATCATGGCTCCCGGTGGAAAGGCCTGTTACGTCGTCGCGGACTCGGGGTCGTACTGGCAGGTTCCCATTGAGACGGGAGAAATTCTCGAGGAACTCGCGGAGAGCCGAGTCGGATTCGTCGAGACGGAGATCCTGCCATGGCGGAAAGTTCACGCCACGACTGGTTCACACGACGGATTGGATGAGGAAATTCTCGTTCTGACGAAACCTGAGTAG
- a CDS encoding glycosyltransferase family 2 protein produces the protein MIPLFPVAVGLEHGQTVYRGLRAVKWRTLALFLSALVPFALLIDVMGPGVLAAIMLLTSLLAVYLLWSYIVVERVPRYMNLFGPRALALSLVGYAVVIVALGWLEPSPLAFVHLGAVVLIFIYYWFIAFIAFFHDQIGRSTFEAGPPYPDLTVLIPAYNEEGYVGRTIQALLDADYPTDRLEIIAIDDGSTDDTYAEASAYAAVSDRVRVVTKENGGKYSALNYGLLFASSEIIVTVDADSIVAEDALKHIVAPFRDDAEVGAVASNVTIWNRDSLVTRCQQLEYTIGVNIYRRALDYFGIVMVVPGCLGAYRREVLDEVFAYDPDTLTEDFDVTMKVLRAGYRVTVSDARVYTEAPSTWADLHRQRLRWYRGNYMTILKHWSVVTDGSYGYLNRIALPFRLVEMFFIPVASFVVLAYIGWLALTGYLVTVLAVFVFFTSIVLLIAALGIQIEGEDWRLLVYAPLLVIGYKQFHDALNLRCLLDVLTDRDLDWTSAKRVEQSRSDDADHDPVATNLLESD, from the coding sequence ATGATCCCGCTGTTTCCCGTGGCGGTCGGCCTCGAGCACGGCCAGACGGTCTATCGTGGACTCCGGGCGGTCAAATGGCGCACGCTCGCGCTGTTTCTCTCAGCGCTGGTCCCGTTCGCACTGTTGATCGACGTGATGGGGCCTGGCGTCCTCGCAGCTATCATGTTACTGACCAGCCTGCTTGCGGTCTACCTGCTCTGGTCGTACATCGTTGTCGAGCGTGTTCCCCGGTATATGAACCTTTTCGGGCCACGGGCGCTCGCGCTCTCGCTCGTCGGCTACGCCGTCGTGATCGTCGCACTCGGCTGGCTCGAGCCCTCGCCACTCGCGTTCGTCCACCTCGGCGCGGTCGTGTTGATCTTTATCTACTACTGGTTCATCGCGTTCATCGCGTTCTTCCACGACCAGATTGGCCGTTCGACGTTCGAGGCCGGCCCGCCCTACCCTGACCTCACCGTCTTGATCCCCGCGTACAACGAGGAAGGCTACGTTGGCCGAACGATTCAGGCGCTGCTCGACGCCGACTACCCAACCGACCGCCTCGAGATCATCGCGATTGACGACGGCAGCACCGACGACACCTACGCCGAAGCCAGCGCCTACGCCGCCGTCTCCGACCGGGTTCGCGTCGTCACCAAGGAAAATGGCGGCAAGTACTCCGCGCTGAACTACGGCCTGCTGTTCGCCTCGAGCGAGATTATCGTCACCGTCGACGCCGACAGCATCGTTGCCGAAGACGCTCTGAAACACATCGTCGCGCCCTTCCGCGACGATGCGGAAGTCGGCGCGGTTGCGAGTAACGTCACCATCTGGAATCGTGACTCGCTAGTCACGCGCTGTCAGCAACTCGAGTACACTATCGGGGTGAACATCTACCGCCGGGCGCTGGATTACTTCGGGATCGTGATGGTCGTCCCCGGCTGCCTCGGCGCGTATCGCCGCGAGGTGTTAGACGAGGTGTTCGCGTACGATCCGGACACGCTCACTGAGGATTTCGACGTGACAATGAAGGTGTTGCGAGCGGGCTACCGCGTCACGGTGAGCGACGCCCGCGTCTACACTGAAGCGCCCTCGACTTGGGCGGACCTCCATCGCCAGCGTCTGCGCTGGTACCGCGGCAACTACATGACGATCCTCAAACACTGGTCCGTTGTCACTGACGGCTCCTACGGCTACCTCAACCGGATTGCGCTGCCGTTCCGACTCGTCGAGATGTTCTTCATCCCGGTGGCGAGTTTCGTCGTCCTCGCGTACATCGGCTGGCTCGCCCTCACAGGATATCTGGTGACTGTCCTCGCGGTGTTCGTCTTCTTTACGAGCATCGTCCTCTTGATCGCCGCCCTCGGCATCCAGATCGAAGGCGAAGACTGGCGCTTGCTCGTCTACGCACCGCTGCTTGTCATCGGTTACAAACAGTTCCACGACGCGTTGAATCTGCGCTGTCTGCTCGACGTGCTCACTGACCGCGACCTCGACTGGACCAGCGCGAAACGCGTCGAACAATCCCGCTCCGACGACGCCGATCACGACCCCGTGGCGACGAATCTTCTCGAGTCCGACTGA